From Pseudorca crassidens isolate mPseCra1 chromosome 7, mPseCra1.hap1, whole genome shotgun sequence, a single genomic window includes:
- the BBLN gene encoding bublin coiled-coil protein produces MSGPNGDLGMPVEAGAEGEDDGFEEAEYAAINSMLDQINSCLDHLEEKNDHLHARLQELLESNRQTRLEFQQQLGEAPSDASP; encoded by the exons ATGTCGGGCCCCAACGGGGACCTGGGCATGCCGGTGGAGGCGGGCGCGGAAGGCGAGGACGACGGCTTCGAGGAAGCAG aATACGCTGCTATCAACTCCATGTTGGACCAGATCAACTCCTGTCTGGACCACCTGGAGGAGAAGAATGACCACCTCCATGCCCGCCTCCAGGAGCTGCTTGAATCCAACCGGCAGACACGCCTTGAGTTCCAGCAGCAGCTCGGGGAGGCCCCCAGCGATGCCAGCCCCTAG
- the LCN2 gene encoding neutrophil gelatinase-associated lipocalin isoform X3 codes for MPLGLLWLGLSLLGALHTQAQDSTPNLIPAPPLFRVPLQPNFQPDQFQGKWYIVGLAGNAFKKEKQGQFKMYATTYELKEDRSYNVTSALLRDERCDHWIRTFVPSSRPGQFTLGNIKGFPGVQSYTVRVATTNYNQFAIVYFKKVYKNQEYFKTTLYGRTKELTPQLKENFIHFAKSLGLTDEYILFPVPIDKCIDDQ; via the exons ATGCCCCTAGGTCTCCTGTGGCTGGGCCTCAGCCTGCTGGGGGCCCTGCACACCCAAGCCCAGGATTCCACCCCCAACCTGatcccagccccacctctgtTCAGGGTCCCGCTGCAGCCCAACTTCCAGCCTGACCAG TTCCAGGGGAAGTGGTACATCGTAGGCTTGGCAGGGAATGcatttaagaaggaaaaacaagGCCAGTTTAAGATGTACGCCACCACCTACGAGCTGAAAGAAGACCGCAGCTACAATGTCACCTCCGCCCTGCTCAG GGACGAGCGCTGTGACCACTGGATCAGAACTTTTGTCCCAAGTTCCCGGCCCGGCCAGTTCACCCTGGGCAATATTAAGG GCTTCCCCGGGGTGCAGAGCTATACCGTGCGAGTGGCGACTACCAACTACAACCAGTTTGCCATAGTGTACTTCAAGAAGGTTTACAAGAACCAGGAGTACTTCAAGACCACCCTCTACG GGAGGACCAAGGAGCTGACCCCTCAACTGAAGGAGAACTTCATCCACTTCGCCAAATCCCTGGGCCTCACCGATGAGTACATCCTCTTCCCTGTTCCAATCG ACAAGTGCATCGATGACCAGTGA
- the PTGES2 gene encoding prostaglandin E synthase 2 translates to MAHAVRALWPGGLALTWRLGGRPALGLPAQSRAGLTGAAGGPGPAATTRKGGARLLGAAALALGGALGLYHTARWHLRAQNLRADLSAAQLSLSSRLQLTLYQYKTCPFCSKVRAFLDFHALPYQVVEVNPVRRAEIKFSSYRKVPILLAQEGDSLQQLNDSSVIISALKTYLVSGQPLEDIITYYPPMKAVNDQGKEVTEFCNKYWLMLDEKEAQRMYGGKEARTEEMKWRQWADDWLVHLISPNVYRTPKEALASFDYIVKEGNFGTVEGAMAKYMGAAAMYFISKRLKSRHRLQDDVREDLYEAANKWVAAVGKDRPFMGGQRPNLADLAVYGVLRVMEGLEAFDDLMRHTHIQPWYLRVEKAIAEAPQ, encoded by the exons ATGGCCCACGCTGTGCGGGCGCTGTGGCCCGGCGGGCTCGCTCTGACCTGGAGGCTGGGCGGTCGTCCCGCGCTGGGACTTCCCGCGCAGAGCCGGGCCGGCTTAACCGGGGCGGCGGGAGGCCCGGGCCCCGCCGCCACCACCCGCAAGGGGGGCGCACGGCTCCTGGGGGCGGCGGCGCTGGCCCTGGGAGGAGCCCTGGGGCTGTACCACACTGCACGGTGGCACCTGCGCGCCCAGAACCTCCGTGCCGACCTCTCAGCCGCGCAG CTCTCCCTGTCCAGCCGCCTGCAGCTGACTCTGTACCAGTACAAAACGTGTCCCTTCTGCAGCAAGGTCCGCGCCTTCCTCGACTTCCACGCCCTGCCCTACCAGGTGGTGGAGGTGAACCCTGTGCGCAGGGCCGAGATCAAGTTCTCCTCCTACAGGAAGGTGCCCATCCTGTTGGCCCAGGAAGGAGACAGCTTG CAACAACTGAACGACTCCTCTGTCATCATCAGTGCCCTCAAGACCTACCTGGTGTCGGG GCAGCCCCTCGAAGACATCATCACCTACTACCCACCCATGAAGGCTGTGAACGACCAGGGCAAGGAGGTGACCGAATTCTGCAACAAGTACTGGCTCATGCTGGATGAAAAGGAGGCCCAGCGGATGTATGGTGGGAAGGAGGCCAGGAC GGAGGAGATGAAGTGGCGGCAGTGGGCAGACGACTGGCTGGTGCACCTCATCTCCCCCAATGTGTACCGCACGCCGAAGGAAGCCTTGGCCTCCTTTGACTACATTGTCAAGGAGGGCAATTTCGGGACCGTGGAGGGCGCCATGGCCAAGTACATGGGCGCAGCTGCCATGTACTTCATCAGCAAGCGGCTCAAGAGCAG GCACCGCCTCCAGGACGACGTGCGTGAGGATCTCTACGAGGCTGCCAACAAGTGGGTGGCAGCTGTGGGCAAAGACCGGCCCTTCATGGGGGGCCAGAGGCCGAACCTGGCTGATCTG gcagtgTACGGTGTGCTGCGTGTGATGGAGGGTCTGGAGGCCTTCGACGACCTGATGCGTCACACTCACATCCAGCCCTGGTACCTGCGGGTGGAGAAGGCCATCGCTGAGGCCCCCCAGTGA
- the LCN2 gene encoding neutrophil gelatinase-associated lipocalin isoform X5, with product MPLGLLWLGLSLLGALHTQAQDSTPNLIPAPPLFRVPLQPNFQPDQFQGKWYIVGLAGNAFKKEKQGQFKMYATTYELKEDRSYNVTSALLRDERCDHWIRTFVPSSRPGQFTLGNIKGFPGVQSYTVRVATTNYNQFAIVYFKKVYKNQEYFKTTLYDKCIDDQ from the exons ATGCCCCTAGGTCTCCTGTGGCTGGGCCTCAGCCTGCTGGGGGCCCTGCACACCCAAGCCCAGGATTCCACCCCCAACCTGatcccagccccacctctgtTCAGGGTCCCGCTGCAGCCCAACTTCCAGCCTGACCAG TTCCAGGGGAAGTGGTACATCGTAGGCTTGGCAGGGAATGcatttaagaaggaaaaacaagGCCAGTTTAAGATGTACGCCACCACCTACGAGCTGAAAGAAGACCGCAGCTACAATGTCACCTCCGCCCTGCTCAG GGACGAGCGCTGTGACCACTGGATCAGAACTTTTGTCCCAAGTTCCCGGCCCGGCCAGTTCACCCTGGGCAATATTAAGG GCTTCCCCGGGGTGCAGAGCTATACCGTGCGAGTGGCGACTACCAACTACAACCAGTTTGCCATAGTGTACTTCAAGAAGGTTTACAAGAACCAGGAGTACTTCAAGACCACCCTCTACG ACAAGTGCATCGATGACCAGTGA
- the LCN2 gene encoding neutrophil gelatinase-associated lipocalin isoform X2 codes for MPLGLLWLGLSLLGALHTQAQDSTPNLIPAPPLFRVPLQPNFQPDQFQGKWYIVGLAGNAFKKEKQGQFKMYATTYELKEDRSYNVTSALLRDERCDHWIRTFVPSSRPGQFTLGNIKGFPGVQSYTVRVATTNYNQFAIVYFKKVYKNQEYFKTTLYGASCLSAPIALLSAFARLGAQLSPPAQTPVTGESPETLLMALPTSCSPKPHLAC; via the exons ATGCCCCTAGGTCTCCTGTGGCTGGGCCTCAGCCTGCTGGGGGCCCTGCACACCCAAGCCCAGGATTCCACCCCCAACCTGatcccagccccacctctgtTCAGGGTCCCGCTGCAGCCCAACTTCCAGCCTGACCAG TTCCAGGGGAAGTGGTACATCGTAGGCTTGGCAGGGAATGcatttaagaaggaaaaacaagGCCAGTTTAAGATGTACGCCACCACCTACGAGCTGAAAGAAGACCGCAGCTACAATGTCACCTCCGCCCTGCTCAG GGACGAGCGCTGTGACCACTGGATCAGAACTTTTGTCCCAAGTTCCCGGCCCGGCCAGTTCACCCTGGGCAATATTAAGG GCTTCCCCGGGGTGCAGAGCTATACCGTGCGAGTGGCGACTACCAACTACAACCAGTTTGCCATAGTGTACTTCAAGAAGGTTTACAAGAACCAGGAGTACTTCAAGACCACCCTCTACG GTGCCTCCTGTCTCTCTGCTCCCATCGCCCTCCTGTCAGCCTTTGCCCGGCTTGGTGCCCAGCTGTCCCCACCAGCCCAGACACCGGTGACAGGAGAGAGTCCAGAGACCCTTCTCATGGCACTGCCCACCAGCTGCTCTCCGAAGCCCCACCTTGCCTGCTAA
- the LCN2 gene encoding neutrophil gelatinase-associated lipocalin isoform X1, protein MPLGLLWLGLSLLGALHTQAQDSTPNLIPAPPLFRVPLQPNFQPDQFQGKWYIVGLAGNAFKKEKQGQFKMYATTYELKEDRSYNVTSALLRDERCDHWIRTFVPSSRPGQFTLGNIKGFPGVQSYTVRVATTNYNQFAIVYFKKVYKNQEYFKTTLYGRTKELTPQLKENFIHFAKSLGLTDEYILFPVPIGASCLSAPIALLSAFARLGAQLSPPAQTPVTGESPETLLMALPTSCSPKPHLAC, encoded by the exons ATGCCCCTAGGTCTCCTGTGGCTGGGCCTCAGCCTGCTGGGGGCCCTGCACACCCAAGCCCAGGATTCCACCCCCAACCTGatcccagccccacctctgtTCAGGGTCCCGCTGCAGCCCAACTTCCAGCCTGACCAG TTCCAGGGGAAGTGGTACATCGTAGGCTTGGCAGGGAATGcatttaagaaggaaaaacaagGCCAGTTTAAGATGTACGCCACCACCTACGAGCTGAAAGAAGACCGCAGCTACAATGTCACCTCCGCCCTGCTCAG GGACGAGCGCTGTGACCACTGGATCAGAACTTTTGTCCCAAGTTCCCGGCCCGGCCAGTTCACCCTGGGCAATATTAAGG GCTTCCCCGGGGTGCAGAGCTATACCGTGCGAGTGGCGACTACCAACTACAACCAGTTTGCCATAGTGTACTTCAAGAAGGTTTACAAGAACCAGGAGTACTTCAAGACCACCCTCTACG GGAGGACCAAGGAGCTGACCCCTCAACTGAAGGAGAACTTCATCCACTTCGCCAAATCCCTGGGCCTCACCGATGAGTACATCCTCTTCCCTGTTCCAATCG GTGCCTCCTGTCTCTCTGCTCCCATCGCCCTCCTGTCAGCCTTTGCCCGGCTTGGTGCCCAGCTGTCCCCACCAGCCCAGACACCGGTGACAGGAGAGAGTCCAGAGACCCTTCTCATGGCACTGCCCACCAGCTGCTCTCCGAAGCCCCACCTTGCCTGCTAA
- the LCN2 gene encoding neutrophil gelatinase-associated lipocalin isoform X4 encodes MYATTYELKEDRSYNVTSALLRDERCDHWIRTFVPSSRPGQFTLGNIKGFPGVQSYTVRVATTNYNQFAIVYFKKVYKNQEYFKTTLYGRTKELTPQLKENFIHFAKSLGLTDEYILFPVPIGASCLSAPIALLSAFARLGAQLSPPAQTPVTGESPETLLMALPTSCSPKPHLAC; translated from the exons ATGTACGCCACCACCTACGAGCTGAAAGAAGACCGCAGCTACAATGTCACCTCCGCCCTGCTCAG GGACGAGCGCTGTGACCACTGGATCAGAACTTTTGTCCCAAGTTCCCGGCCCGGCCAGTTCACCCTGGGCAATATTAAGG GCTTCCCCGGGGTGCAGAGCTATACCGTGCGAGTGGCGACTACCAACTACAACCAGTTTGCCATAGTGTACTTCAAGAAGGTTTACAAGAACCAGGAGTACTTCAAGACCACCCTCTACG GGAGGACCAAGGAGCTGACCCCTCAACTGAAGGAGAACTTCATCCACTTCGCCAAATCCCTGGGCCTCACCGATGAGTACATCCTCTTCCCTGTTCCAATCG GTGCCTCCTGTCTCTCTGCTCCCATCGCCCTCCTGTCAGCCTTTGCCCGGCTTGGTGCCCAGCTGTCCCCACCAGCCCAGACACCGGTGACAGGAGAGAGTCCAGAGACCCTTCTCATGGCACTGCCCACCAGCTGCTCTCCGAAGCCCCACCTTGCCTGCTAA